A section of the Triticum dicoccoides isolate Atlit2015 ecotype Zavitan chromosome 7A, WEW_v2.0, whole genome shotgun sequence genome encodes:
- the LOC119334286 gene encoding protein G1-like2 has protein sequence MQGAPVDSPGAAEAAARPSRYESQKRRDWHTFGQYLRNHRPPLELSRCSGAHVLEFLRYLDQFGKTKVHAAGCPFFGHPSPPAPCPCPLRQAWGSLDALVGRLRAAFEEHGGRPEANPFGARAVRLYLREVRDSQAKARGIAYEKKRRKRPPPSSSQKAAKAAPSPPPPASTHVAAPPPESAPEVLVARAVPAQGHYFIPHPQHYMHAHFLMPGGHEADAAVPSSSSGNSNGHSNGHSSGTGDEMAMAMAAAAEAHAAGCMLPLSVFN, from the coding sequence ATGCAGGGAGCGCCGGTGGACAGCccgggggcggcggaggcggctgcgCGGCCGAGCCGGTACGAGTCGCAGAAGCGTCGGGACTGGCACACGTTCGGGCAGTACCTGCGCAACCACCGCCCGCCGCTGGAGCTCTCGCGGTGCAGCGGCGCCCACGTCCTCGAGTTCCTCAGGTACCTCGACCAGTTCGGCAAGACAAAGGTGCACGCCGCGGGCTGCCCCTTCTTCGGCCACCCTTCCCCGCCGGCGCCGTGCCCGTGCCCGCTCCGCCAGGCCTGGGGCAGCCTGGACGCGCTCGTCGGCCGCCTGCGCGCCGCCTTCGAGGAGCACGGCGGGCGGCCCGAGGCCAACCCGTTCGGCGCGCGCGCCGTTCGCCTCTACCTCCGCGAGGTGCGCGACTCCCAGGCGAAGGCCCGCGGCATCGCCTACGAGAAGAAGCGCCGGAAgcgcccgccgccgtcgtcgtcccaGAAGGCGGCCAAGGCCGCCCCGTCCCCACCCCCACCCGCCTCTACCCATGTAGCAGCGCCCCCCCCAGAGAGCGCGCCGGAGGTCCTCGTCGCGCGGGCCGTGCCGGCGCAGGGGCACTACTTCATCCCGCACCCGCAGCACTACATGCACGCGCATTTCCTGATGCCAGGCGGCCACGAGGCGGACGCCGCCGTCCCGAGCAGCTCCAGCGGCAACAGCAACGGCCACAGCAATGGCCACAGCAGCGGCACCGGCGATGAGATGGCCatggcgatggcggcggcagcggaggcgcACGCGGCGGGGTGCATGCTGCCGCTCTCCGTGTTCAACTAG